Proteins encoded in a region of the Phacochoerus africanus isolate WHEZ1 chromosome 8, ROS_Pafr_v1, whole genome shotgun sequence genome:
- the SZT2 gene encoding KICSTOR complex protein SZT2 isoform X3 encodes MASERPEPEVEEAGHVFLLMKKDYRISRNVRLAWFLNHLHQTVQATPQEMLLQSEQELEVLSVLPPGWQPDEPVVPRPFLLVPSTRVTFLAWQYRFVIELDLSPSTGIVDDSTGEILFDEVFHALSRCLGGLLRPFRVPGSCIDFQPEIYVTVQAYSSIIGLQSHQVLVQGCLLDPSQREVFLQQVYEQLCLFEDKVATMLQQQYDPPSQAEDQSPDSGEPPGRKVGVSMVTADLGLVSMIRQGILALQLLPSNSSAGIIVITDGVTSVPDVAVCETLLNQLRSGTVACSFVQVGGVYSYDCSFGHVPNVELMKFIAMATFGSYLSTCPEPEPGNLGLTVYHRAFLLYSFLRSGEALNPEYYCGSQHRLFNEHLVSASSNPALALRRKKHTEKEVLADLVSTVSVRLREGYSVREVALTKGGSQLEVKLVLLWKHNMRIEYVAVAPWPLEPEGPRVTRVEVTMEGGYDILHDVSCALRQPIRSLYRTHVIRRFWNTLQSINQTDQMLAHLQSFSSVPEHFTLPDSTKSGVPLFYIPPGSTTPVLSLQHSGSDSSHAQFAAYWKPVLSMDANSWQRWLHMHRLVLILEHDTPTPKHLHTPGSNGRYSTVQCRISHSSLTSLLRDWSSFVLVEGYSYVKLLSRGPEQPPSSFYMIRIISKAPCMVLRLGFPIGTPAQARHKIVSDLREEILRLRFPHRVQSKEPTPKVKRKGLGGAAGGSSPSKSPPMLGPQQALSDRPCLVVVHKPLDKLLIRYEKLPLDYRAPFLLTLEPPGPLPLVSGRSASSSLASLSRYLYHQRWLWSVPPGLAPALPLSAIAQLLSILTEVRLSEGFHFACSGEGIVSMVLELPIQNEPPGQAAAEERHTCVVQYILFPPHATSTKDSFSTDDDNDVEVEALEGDSELNLVTEVWVEPQCGRVGPGPESWRHLRDLTYSEIPRALHPRDVACIGSMLSFEYLIQLCQSKEWSPLPPEPRVSDGLDPGGDSCVHETPFRFDLMGLLPQCQQLQMFFLLLAREPEGVPVAEGPCPANDLVLCLLHSCLGQELSDREIPLSAADQAAFLREVLRRTCHSPGAEGLPVEDGGTLKGQRPGPLESLRPASSAQPPQWRCYARLVNPQHVFLTFLPATFPDVQHLAAYGLEGPSQEETRPKFGDGHGASALRGLGGAGAEAAEPQVPILSVTPAGDSAQHPGEPSPPFRRDVQACTGRQASQTEAADGPRPRCPVYIYSCALEALREQLVGVQPPQAPRDLVFRTQFLDQPSPSSAWMEPRHKEAANHCALLQEHAQRCYVRGLFRSLQQAQSVTSQDLLIAVDACEELLQEIDITPFLLALCGHTRGLPHAPPSPGPLSPGLFSSSVEEGPEPRERAVLASESSIETEDLSEPEFQSTRVPGHPDPGLEISLTDVCQLRGEAHDALHSLIQEKFLEISGLHFRTVPSNPHYFFYCPPSSRREDEGPRDTVDRKVSDLEFSEAELMGEEGDTSACCVVTESDPELEVEYRESREPDLGPAGLDSASLSDADTVNPDEDSFSILGGDSPTGPESLAHDLPPLFLHLTCSVRLRGQHSSVPVSSLPTCLGQVLSSLEGPLVGGRVPLRDLSVTLDVFVLTLPLEVELPPTSDPQHHRSTSESSASFPRSPGQPSDDGLGPPLPPPGEDRHPGLSNLAGPHRLAIETTVSEIRWLLEDEMVGALRRGGIPQSPALHRAAAHIHGSPGRPTCLRQTLPLSFVFGPERSLTQFKEEFRRLHLPGHALLEDPDSGFFFVAAGQQPGGSHGGPPSAAWAWHSPEDRAEGVEAGALTASPQVPGSPEDSEGPLLISLPSPSQGGSQPGPSQGLSLMSSQGSVDSDHLGYDGGSSGSDSEGPSETLGEKAPFALRTPPGLAPPQPSLTGLPGPCLPDFWLIVRVLQDRVEVYAHARSLVREDGGPGTECRHLQQLLVRRVGEICREVNQRLLLQDLHDSHVCNSLLVAESEEDLWRSETPYHSRQRAPPPSDDYAADDSCGPRGYLAATMQFVPGHFSCDVVWGTVIRVHSRLKMGPSMGVSRAIQALRSVLNAFSVVNRKNMFVYQERATKAVYYLRLLETSCTERSWDSDTLPPSLALSRSQEPIYSEDTSGPRSPLDVASSRGSDAARPVGQVDRHIQLLVHGVGQAGPEITDELVRVLRRRLDEATLDVITVMLVRNCKLTPADVEFIQPPGSLPSEVLHLALPPSCRPWLPALAWYLRQNLLVFLHSPKYTDSNSRNHFQHPLPPQGGLPDWDIYLYNKPGGQGTGGKGVACITVALVDEGGAPISLASWPPSSPGPPDSLQEEEFEQLTQVTRCSVVPDNSSAPDGAPRLRLDVWGKGNISIVQLEEKLRAAARQALADAVMEFRLLPASLCTEDTASGGLKSGPLETKSPAGRAGTFPPGPGPGEPATPPSKAGRRSFWDMLSKTECGDLGSPKTTDDIVLDRPEDTRGRRRHKTESVRTPGGTERTVGPESGAQRQRRRTTQLEEGEVGALQPVFAWVAQRWMEFMVQIGCASVSRSSTHMVSRFLLPSVLSEFAALVSSMAGDTRVRIFEQQLASEPETFTPCSLGQLGPTPRPAAKRHLLLLGRNFLQWRRPTQQAAKAVQRFEPGGDGNSGRSAPRQRFLLLEVTDKKLQLLTYNWAPDLGAALGRALVRLVQWQNARAHLIFCLLSQKLGLFHHYGQLDFPVRDEKEPNPFLLPTVEAETLIRCASPPLSREQGRLSGSSRGGGPLPLDTFPFDEALRDIAAARPSSSLGPAPRPPDPVAFHGQQFLEIKMAERRELERQMKMENLFVTWQQRSAPASMPISAGELETLKQSSRLVHYCATALLFDPAAWLHGPPETSGPPEGQHQPAAGHGHPWNRGSGLLLLPESQDRREPQELWLSSHHIPPAAGTARGHHPHGAGFPGLLLLCQTVCSGMFPNPHGASCQLAAVHAVHRGVRQGAGPDARALVQLRLPPAPRAPARAGRPPGAASRLPPHHLPAALPGPPP; translated from the exons GTGCTGGTCCAGGGCTGCCTTTTGGACCCTTCCCAGAGGGAGGTGTTCCTGCAGCAGGTGTATGAGCAGCTCTGTCTCTTCGAGGACAAGGTGGCCACAATGCTGCAGCAGCAGTATGACCCCCCGAGCCAG GCAGAGGACCAGTCCCCAGACTCAGGGGAGCCCCCTGGCCGGAAAGTGGGAGTCTCCATGGTGACGGCTGATCTTGGGCTGGTCAGTATGATTCGTCAGGGCATCTTGGCGCTGCAGTTGCTGCCCTCCAACTCTAGTGCAG GCATCATTGTGATCACAGATGGGGTGACCAGTGTCCCTGATGTTGCTGTCTGTGAGACACTGCTGAACCAGCTTCGCAGTGGCACTGTGGCGTGTTCCTTTGTGCAG GTGGGAGGAGTTTACTCTTATGACTGCAGTTTTGGCCACGTGCCCAATGTGGAACTGATGAAATTCATCGCAATGGCAACCTTTGGCTCCTACCTGTCCACTTGTCCTGAGCCCGAGCCCGGCAACCTGGGTCTGACTGTTTACCACCGGGCCTTTCTCCTCTACTCCTTCCTGCGCAGTGGGGAAGCCCTGAACCCTGAATATTACTGCG GCTCTCAGCACCGCCTGTTTAACGAGCACCTGGTCTCCGCGAGCAGCAACCCCGCCCTGGCCCTGCGCCGCAAGAAGCACACCGAGAAGGAGGTGCTGGCTGACTTGGTCAGCACCGTGTCGGTGCGGCTTCGAGAGGGCTACAGCGTCCGAGAGGTCGCGCTGACCAAAG GAGGGTCCCAGCTGGAGGTGAAGCTGGTGCTGCTGTGGAAACACAACATGCGCATCGAGTACGTGGCTGTGGCGCCCTGGCCCCTGGAACCCGAGGGCCCTCGCGTCACCCGCGTGGAAGTGACCATGGAAGGCGGCTATGACATCCTGCATGACGTGTCCTGTGCCCTGAGGCAACCCATCCGCTCGCTGTATCGGACCCACGTGATCCGGCGGTTCTGGAACACACTGCAGAG CATTAACCAGACGGACCAGATGCTCGCCCACCTGCAGTCCTTCTCCTCGGTCCCGGAACACTTCACGCTCCCCGACAGCACCAAGAGCGGCGTGCCTCTCTTCTACATCCCGCCCGGCTCTACCACCCCG GTGCTGAGCCTTCAGCACAGTGGTTCCGACTCCTCCCACGCCCAGTTTGCGGCCTACTGGAAGCCAGTGCTCTCCATGGATGCCAACTCGTGGCAGCGCTGGCTGCACATGCATCGCCTGGTGCTAATCCTGGAGCACGACAC GCCGACCCCTAAGCACCTGCACACCCCGGGCAGCAACGGCCGCTACAGCACGGTCCAGTGCCGGATCTCGCACTCCTCGCTGACCTCCCTGCTCCGCGACTGGAGCAGCTTCGTGCTCGTCGAGGGCTACTCCTACGTGAAGCTGCTGTCCAG GGGCCCGGAGcagcccccctcctccttctACATGATCCGCATCATTTCCAAGGCCCCCTGCATGGTGCTCCGCCTGGGCTTTCCCATCGGCACGCCCGCACAGGCTCGGCACAAG ATCGTCTCAGACTTGCGGGAGGAAATCCTGCGCCTGCGTTTCCCCCACCGGGTACAAAGCAAGGAGCCGACGCCCAAGGTGAAACGGAAAGGGCTGGGGGGCGCCGCCGGGGGCAGCTCTCCCTCCAAGTCCCCCCCCAtgctggggccacagcaggcCCTGTCTGACCGGCCCTGCCTTGTGGTCGTGCATAAGCCCCTGGACAAGCTGCTCATCAG GTATGAGAAGCTGCCCCTGGACTACCGGGCGCCCTTCTTGCTGACCTTGGAGCCACCAGGGCCGCTGCCCTTGGTGTCGGGCCGCTCAGCCTCTTCTAGCCTAGCGTCGCTGTCCCGCTACCTCTACCATCAGCGCTGGCTCTGGAGCGTCCCCCCGGGCCTGGCCCCCGCCCTGCCGCTCAGCGCCATCGCCCAGCTCCTCTCCATCCTCACCGA AGTCCGACTCTCGGAAGGGTTCCATTTCGCCTGCAGCGGGGAAGGAATCGTCAGCATGGTCCTGGAGCTGCCAATCCAG AACGAGCCCCCGGGGCAGGCCGCGGCGGAAGAGAGGCACACGTGCGTGGTCCAGTACATCCTCTTCCCCCCCCACGCGACCTCCACCAAGGACAG CTTCTCAACAGACGATGACAACGACGTGGAGGTGGAGGCCCTGGAGGGAGACTCAGAGCTCAACCTGGTCACCGAGGTGTGGGTGGAGCCCCAGTGCGGACGGGTGGGACCCGGCCCGGAGAGCTGGAGGCACCTCCGGGACTTGACCTACTCCGAGATCCCTCGCGCC CTCCACCCTCGGGACGTTGCCTGCATAGGCTCCATGCTGAGCTTTGAGTACCTGATACAGCTGTGCCAGAGCAAGGAGTGGAGTCCCCTGCCCCCGGAGCCCAGGGTCTCTGATG GGCTGGACCCGGGTGGAGACAGCTGTGTCCACGAGACCCCCTTCCGCTTTGACCTCATGGGACTGCTGCCTcagtgccagcagctgcagatgtTCTTCCTCCTGCTCGCCAGAG AGCCGGAGGGCGTCCCTGTCGCCGAGGGGCCCTGTCCCGCCAACGACCTGGTGCTGTGCCTGCTGCACAGCTGCCTGGGGCAGGAGCTGAGTGACCGAGAGATCCCGCTGTCCGCCGCCGACCAGGCTGCCTTCCTGCGCGAGGTGCTGCGGCGGACGTGTCACAGTCCAG GTGCAGAGGGGCTACCAGTGGAGGACGGCGGGACCCTGAAGGGTCAG AGGCCAGGCCCTCTCGAAAGTCTGAGGCCGGccagctctgcccagcccccTCAGTGGCGCTGCTACGCAAGGCTCGTGAACCCCCAGCACGTGTTTCTGACGTTTCTCCCCGCCACCTTCCCAG ATGTCCAGCATCTGGCTGCCTATGGCCTGGAGGGGCCGTCTCAAGAGGAGACAAGGCCCAAGTTCGGGGACGGGCACGGGGCCTCCGCCCTGAGAGGTCTGGGAGGAGCTGGGGCCGAGGCTGCAGAGCCCCAGGTCCCCATCCTCAGTGTCACCCCGGCTGGCG ACAGTGCCCAGCATCCAGGAGAGCCGAGCCCGCCCTTCCGTCGCGATGTCCAGGCTTGCACTGGGCGTCAGGCTTCACAGACAGAGGCCGCCGATGGGCCCCGGCCCCGGTGTCCTGTCTACATCTACAGCTGTGCTCTGGAAGCGCTGAGGGAGCAGCTGGTTGGCGTGCAGCCCCCTCAGGCGCCCCGAGACCTCGTCTTCCG GACGCAGTTCCTCGAccagccctccccctcctcagcctGGATGGAGCCCAGGCACAAGGAGGCGGCCAACCATTGTGCCTTGCTGCAGGAGCACGCGCAGCGATGCTACGTCCGCG GGCTGTTCCGGAGCCTGCAGCAGGCCCAGAGCGTGACCTCCCAGGACCTGCTAATAGCCGTGGATGCCTGTGAGGAGCTGCTGCAGGAAATAGACATCACCCCCTTCCTGCTCGCGCTGTGCGGCCACACTCGGGGTTTGCCTCACGCACCCCCAAGCCCTGGTCCTCTCAGCCCCGGGCTCTTCAGCAGCAGCGTCGAGGAGGGCCCCGAGCCTCGGGAGCGAGCCGTCCTGGCTTCCGAGTCCAG CATAGAGACCGAGGACCTGAGCGAGCCTGAGTTTCAGAGCACCCGAGTCCCCGGCCATCCAGACCCCGGCCTGGAGATCTCTCTGACAGACGTCTGTCAGCTCAGGGGGGAGGCACACGATGCCCTGCACAGCCTCATCCAG GAGAAGTTCCTGGAGATCAGTGGTCTCCACTTCCGCACAGTGCCCTCCAACCCCCACTACTTCTTCTATTGCCCCCCGTCCAGCAGGCGCGAG GATGAGGGCCCCCGGGACACAGTAGACAGAAAAGTCAGCGATCTGGAGTTTTCAGAGGCTGAGCTCATGGGAGAAGAAG GAGACACATCCGCCTGCTGTGTGGTCACTGAGAGTGACCCAGAGCTGGAGGTGGAATACCGCGAGAGCCGTGAACCAGACCTGGGGCCTGCTGGGCTGGACTCCGCCTCTCTGTCGGACGCAGACACCGTGAACCCCGACGAGGACTCCTTCAGTATCCTGGGGGGCGACTCACCCACCGGGCCCGAGAGCCTCGCTCATGACCTGCCGCCCCTCTTCCTGCACCTCACGTGCTCCGTGCGGCTGCGCGGGCAGCACAGCTCAGTCCCCGTGAGCagcctgcccacctgcctgg gccaggtGCTTTCTAGTCTGGAGGGTCCCCTCGTCGGAGGCCGAGTTCCCCTGAGGGACCTCAGTGTCACTCTGGATGTCTTCGTGCTGACCTTGCCCCTGGAAGTGGAGCTCCCGCCAACCTCAGACCCTCAGCACCACCG GTCGACGTCTGAGAGCAGTGCTTCCTTCCCACGATCTCCGGGGCAGCCGTCGGATGATGGCCTGGGGCCTCCACTGCCACCTCCAGGAGAAGACAG GCACCCAGGACTGTCTAATTTGGCCGGGCCGCACAGGTTGGCTATTGAGACCACCGTGAGTGAG ATCCGCTGGCTGCTGGAAGACGAGATGGTGGGGGCGCTGCGGAGAGGGGGCATCCCCCAGAGCCCTGCCCTGCACCGCGCAGCCGCCCACATCCACGGCTCCCCCGGACGccccacctgcctacgccagacgCTGCCGCTGAGTTTTGTGTTTGGGCCCGAGCGTTCGCTGACACAGTTCAAGGAG GAGTTCCGCCGCCTCCACCTCCCTGGTCACGCTCTTCTCGAGGACCCTGACAGCGGCTTCTTCTTCGTGGCAGCTGGCCAGCAGCCAGGCGGGTCCCACGGGGGGCCCCCTTCGGCAGCCTGGGCTTGGCACAGCCCTGAGGACAGGGCGGAAGGCGTCGAAGCGGGG GCCCTGACAGCCAGCCCCCAAGTCCCTGGCTCCCCAGAGGATTCCGAGGGCCCCCTGCTCATCAGTCTGCCCAGCCCGTCTCAGGGAG GGAGCCAGCCTGGGCCCAGCCAGGGACTCAGCCTCATGTCCAGTCAGGGCAGTGTGGATTCGGACCACCTAG GTTATGATGGTGGCAGCAGTGGCTCAGACAGTGAGGGTCCCAGTGAGACCCTGGGGGAGAAGGCCCCCTTCGCGCTGAGGACCCCCCCTGGGCTGGCGCCTCCACAGCCTTCGCTCACgggcctccctgggccctgcctgCCTGACTTCTGGCTCATCGTCCGGGTGCTGCAGGACCGCGTGGAAGTGTATGCGCACGCGCG GAGCCTGGTTCGGGAGGATGGGGGGCCAGGCACCGAGTGTCGCCACCTGCAGCAGCTCCTGGTGCGGCGAGTCGGGGAGATCTGCCGGGAGGTCAACCAG cggCTGCTGCTCCAGGATCTTCACGACAGTCACGTGTGTAACTCTCTGCTGGTGGCCGAGAGCGAGGAAGATCTGTGGCGCAGCGAGACCCCCTACCACTCCCGCCAGCGGGCGCCCCCGCCCAGCGACG ACTATGCTGCGGATGACAGCTGTGGACCGCGAGGCTATCTAGCAGCCACAATGCAGTTTGTCCCTGGCCATTTCTCCTGTGACGTGGTGTGGGGAACCGTGATCCGGGTCCATTCCCGCCTCAAAATGGGGCCCAGCATGGGGGTCTCTCGGG CCATCCAAGCCCTGCGCTCCGTGCTCAACGCCTTCTCTGTGGTGAACCGGAAGAACATGTTTGTGTATCAGGAGCGAGCAACAAAGGCTGTGTACTACCTGCG GCTCCTGGAGACGTCCTGCACTGAACGCTCGTGGGACAGTGACACCCTGCCCCCATCTCTAGCTCTGTCCCGAAGCCAGGAGCCCATCTACTCGGAGGACACCTCG GGTCCCCGTTCTCCCCTGGACGTGGCTTCCAGCCGCGGTTCAGACGCTGCTCGTCCTGTGGGCCAAGTGGACAGACACATCCAGCTGCTGGTGCATGGCGTAGGGCAGGCAG GTCCCGAGATCACAGACGAGCTGGTGCGGGTTCTGCGTCGGCGCCTGGACGAGGCCACGCTGGACGTCATCACAGTCATGCTTGTCCGGAACTGCAAGCTGACCCCAGCCGATGTGGAG TTCATCCAGCCCCCCGGAAGTCTCCCCTCGGAGGTGCTGCATCTGGCGCTGCCCCCCTCCTGCAGGCCCTGGCTCCCTGCGCTGGCCTGGTACCTGCGGCAGAACCTGCTCGTCTTCCTGCACTCCCCCAAGTACACGGACAGCAACAGCCGCAACCACTTCCAG cacccactcccaccccagggcgGCCTTCCTGACTGGGACATCTACCTGTACAACAAGCCTGGAGGACAGGGCACTGGGGGCAAAG GGGTCGCCTGCATCACTGTAGCTTTGGTGGATGAGGGAGGAGCCCCCATCTCGCTGGCATCGTGGCCCCCCTCTTCTCCGGGGCCCCCAGACTCACTGCAGGAGGAGGAATTTGAGCAGCTGACTCAAGTCACGCGCTGCTCGGTTGTGCCAGACAATTCTTCAG CTCCGGATGGGGCCCCGCGGCTGCGACTGGATGTGTGGGGAAAGGGGAACATCAGCATCGTGCAGCTGGAGGAGAAGCTCCGCGCAGCCGCCCGCCAGGCCCTGGCCGACGCCGTCATGGAGTTCCGGCTGCTGCCAGCCTCGCTCTGTACCGAGGACACAGCCTCAG GAGGTCTCAAGAGCGGGCCGTTGGAAACCAAGAGCCCTGCAGGCCGCGCTGGCACCTTtccccctggccctggccctggcgaGCCCGCGACTCCCCCCAGCAAAGCCGGCCGCCGTAGCTTCTGGGACATGCTG AGTAAAACAGAATGTGGGGACTTGGGTTCCCCCAAAACTACGGATGACATCGTCCTGGATCGGCCAGAAGACACTCGGGGCCGGAGGCGTCATAAAACAGAAAGTGTCCGGACTCCCGGTGGGACTGAGCGGACAGTGGGCCCGGAGTCCGGAGCCCAGAgacaaag GCGCAGGACCACACAGCTGGAGGAGGGCGAAGTGGGGGCCCTGCAGCCTGTGTTTGCTTGGGTCGCTCAGCGCTGGATGGAGTTCATGGTTCAGATTG GATGCGCCTCGGTGTCCAGGAGCTCCACCCACATGGTGTCGCGGTTCCTGCTGCCGTCGGTCCTGTCGGAGTTCGCCGCCCTGGTCTCCTCGATGGCCGGAGACACCAGGGTCCGCATCTTTGAGCAGCAGTT GGCTTCTGAGCCAGAGACCTTCACTCCTTGTTCCCTTGGGCAGCTGGGCCCAACGCCCCGCCCAGCAGCCAAGCGGCATCTGCTCCTTCTGGGAAGGAACTTCTTGCAGTGGAGGAGACCCACCCAGCAGG CTGCCAAAGCCGTGCAGCGCTTCGAGCCGGGAGGCGATGGGAACTCGGGGCGGAGTGCTCCCCGGCAGAGGTTCTTGCTGCTGGAGGTCACGGACAAGAAG ctccagctgctgacctacaactGGGCTCCAGACCTGGGGGCGGCACTGGGCCGAGCACTGGTCCGCCTGGTGCAGTGGCAGAACGCCCGGGCCCACCTCATCTTCTGCCTCCTCAGCCAGAAGCTTGGGCTCTTCCACCATTACGGCCAGCTGGACTTCCCGGTGCGGGACGAAAAG GAGCCCAACCCATTCCTGCTGCCGACCGTGGAAGCAGAGACCCTCATCCGGTGCGCGAGCCCCCCGCTGAGCCGCGAGCAGGGCCGGCTGAGCGGGTCCTCTCGGGGCGGGGGCCCCCTTCCGCTGGACACATTCCCCTTCGACGAGGCCCTGAGGGACATCGCGGCCGCCCgccccagctcctccctgggccctgcGCCCAGACCGCCCGACCCCGTCGCCTTCCACGGACAGCAGTTCCtggagatcaagatggcagagcgCAGAG AGCTGGAGCGCCAGATGAAGATGGAGAACCTGTTTGTAACGTGGCAGCAGCGCTCCGCCCCAGCCAGCATGCCCATCAGT GCCGGGGAGCTGGAGACCCTGAAGCAGTCGTCCCGCCTGGTGCATTACTGTGCGACGGCCCTGCTCTTCGACCCAGCAGCCTGGCTGCACGGGCCCCCGGAGACCTCTGGGCCCCCCGAGGGGCAG CACCAGCCGGCTGCGGGCCATGGCCATCCTTGGAACAGAGGGTCGGGGCTCCTTCTCCTGCCCGAAAGCCAAGACCGACGGGAGCCCCAAG aGCTCTGGCTCTCCAGTCACCACATACCACCTGCAGCGGGCACTGCCCGGGGGCATCATCCTCATGGAGCTGGCTTTCCAG GGCTGTTACTTCTGTGTCAAACAGTTTGCTCTGGAATGTTCCCGAATCCCCATGGGGCAAGCTGTCAACTCGCAG CTGTCCATGCTGTTCACAGAGGAGTGCGACAAGGTGCGGGACCTGATGCACGTGCACTCGTTCAGCTACGACTTCCACCTGCGCCTCGTGCACCAGCACGTGCTGGGCGCCCACCTGGTGCTGCGTCACGGCTACCACCTCACCACCTTCCTGCGGCACTTCCTGGCCCACCACCCTGA